A stretch of DNA from Cryptomeria japonica chromosome 4, Sugi_1.0, whole genome shotgun sequence:
caccatactcatgtcactttttcgGGCAAAATTCTCAGAaatctgttcacttcccacattcaccccgaaatccaccctaagacgttgatctttgttcatccgacagtcgatggtacctattttaagatgtagtgggtcccacgacttgtgccattttctggcacatcaccataatcgtgtcacttttcgggtttgatttgtagtctatttaatcattttaaacctccgcctgaaaaataattaaatataatttaggctatagaattaattatatttaattacatttaaaatgtccaattccgggtgaagttctcagaaaggtgttcacttcacATTCGGGCTAAAATCCACCCtagtcattgatctttgttcatccaatggtccaTGGCACCtgttttaagatgaagtgggttccacgacttctgccatttttttggcacgtcaccatactcgtgttacttttcgggtctgtttttaaagtctatttaatcattttgaaattccgcctgaaaaagagatttatagtctatagactatagacttaattcaatttaattaaatttaaaatgttcaattccgggcaatagtttgagataactattaaatataatgttaatattatttttaaaagtttgaaattcaaaaatagtataaaacatgaaacttagtttctagaataaaacaaataactaaataaaaatataaattttgatatacaatttgaaaggtaaaagtttaatataaaaagaaaacattcaatattaaatctaaaatattaatttaaagtttaacaaaatactttgaaaatatgtttacgatatataattttcaaaaatagttaaaaaatatatataaaagctcaacataaatttagtgtattaatttaaaaaaatgtgcaactgcagtcctcaacctattaaggcgagcaaatttggaaagtacaaatgccaaggtggcgattaattgttgcagaaggagttgccTGCGGCATGTTGCAcgaacggaggaaggggaggatggcaggaaatctttttcctgatctcatggcattaatgtcttatcgtgcacattcattacccaacctataagacggaggcagatttttttaccttttgatctgtgtagtGTGTACCACTTTTTGCATTTGGACATAAATATTAGTTTTCCCAAATGTGGAAACTTTCTATAAATTAGTTATGCTTGGATGACCCACTTTTAAGTTAGGATGGCAGAAGATATTCATTTTACATGGATTGCATAATTTGGCTAAGTGAGCCCTGGGAGATAATTCTTTTTTCAACACAATATTAGTTTCATAGGATTTTTCAtatatttaaattcaaatattctTACGAACACTTTAGCTACCAACACAAAAATATATAGACACGAAGTGACACCATGTCATATCTACCACTTGATAAGAAAATAGACGCAAATTTAGACATCATCTCATATCTCCCACTTGCATTAGAGTTTATACAATTGCACAGAGTGAGGGGGATACATGATtacttttatttctttaatttaatatttgaaagAATACTTCTTTTCACAAATATATGTAAAGTCTCACATCATTGTGTTAGGTTTATAAATTCAAATCAGTAtcaatttaattatttgattaatttattaTTGGAAGTACAACATTTTATAGTGTTAGTTTATCATATCATGGAATTGGTTGTTATAATTATTGCTTCATTTGACTGAGAGTCAAGGTCTAGAGAATATTCATTATGTCAAATTTGTTTGAGTTGTGATCTTAACCTCATCCTTTTAGAGTATCAAATTTTTGCACTAAAAAAAAACATGATTGGGTTGGTGGACTTCTTTTGAACCATTCAGCTTCACCGCTAAATTGTGAGCCGCATGATAATTATGTGTTTTTTAGTTGTATTAGATTGACAATACTTGAAACTTAATCTTGACACTAACTTAACTTCAAATATCAATGATAATGCAACATTATATGAGATTGAAAATACCTCCCCTTCTCAAGCATTATTTCTCTATTTTGCCTTCAGACTCGTAGAACCTTACATTGTCTTCCATTATGAAGTTTTATGATTGCGTAGTGATCCAAAATTTGACCTTGTTGTCATCTCCAAGCTTAGAATTGTTTAAATGCTACAAAGtcttgaaaaatgacttgaaaggtTCTAGTTTCCTTACTAGTTTCGTACCAAGTCTATCAAAGGCAAGGCCAATATTCTTTAAAGTTGAAAGTTTTCATTCCACCCTCTCCTTCTGAATCCCTTTCCCTTGCATAAAATAATCAAGACTATACTATTAAAAGGCAAGGGGAAAGTTGAGGTTAAAACTATTGTCAAGAAAGACATGGAGTTTACTAGGCCTAGTGTTCGAACCCATAGATAAAAACAACAACATATGAATGGTGACAAGCATGACCAAGAACCTCGTAATTTCTATATTAATCTATGTATAGAAGATATTGAAACAATTGAAACTTTGGAAAAAGTGCAATTCCCTGTATTGTTTTCTCCTTATTTTATCTTTTTACATTGTAAATGttatattttgaatcaatttgtatACATTTGACATCTTACTATATACAAAATTCCTTCTAAAAACTTATTATTTATACTTACAGAAATTAAATATGAACATTTACTAAGACAATTCTTTACCACCAAAGAAATGTACTTCATAATACAATTATCTAAATGCAAAAATTagaataatcacagaataaaaatgGAGAGTTGCAACCTCACTCTAAATGACTATGGAAGATGAAGGCTTTGAGGGGACACTGCAATGATTAAGATGAAAGTTATTAGAATACATTCAACGCACGCAATGAATATATCCTTTTTTTTTCCCACACACAGCCTAGATTGGCTAATACCTTATACTCGGAAAAAGCTTTCCATTATTTTAGCATCAAAATGCACGAACCTGCACATGATATAAGGACCAGAGAACAATTTGGATCTCTCTAAATTACTCCACTCCTTAAAAAATGCGAAAAGCACAAACATTAAGTAAATCTTACCAAATTTTTTGTTTCGCACGAATCCACCTGCCAACCTCAGACAAATCGAACTAAGACAGTTAGCAAGCAGTCGAATCATTCCAACCGTcaagagcagtgttgaatagatagctctaataaataattatttgaCTGCAATATAAATTTGAGTTGATGACCCAACAAAGATAAAGAATACAACTTTTTTAGCTGACGTCGTGCTTTAACAACTTTAACCAGAACTCCATTCACATTGATGAAGTATAAACCTACGTGTGGTTGTGGTTGACGTTTGACAAAGTAATCAACGAGCTGCGCCCTGCACCGTTTCTTATGTATATATATGCCAGTCCTCTTTATGTTTAAGAGCATAATCAGGCTATGCTCTGTGAGAATATAAAATTATCTGGTGGCCAATTAACAGAGCAATGATTCAATCGGCATATACTCTCGAGACCCACGTGCCTCTCCTCGTTAGGACTTCCAGAGTtgcctcttcttcttcctcaaatTTTCCTCTAAACACATCTTTGAAAGCCCGGATAGCAGACCAAGATGCAGAGTTGTTGGGGACAAGGAAGAAGAGGCGGAACAGTATTCAGACAAGAGCTGAGCTTCGTGTGAATCCACTGCTGCAGACGGAAAGCCCGACTCTTGTCGAATTGCAGAGATTACCGAAGTGGTCGGAAGTGGTACAGAGAAACAGCCCAACAGCTTCTCCGAAAGAGAGTTTAGGTGAGGAGTGGAGAAAATACCAGGGCTCGAATAACTGGGAGGGACTTCTGGAGCCTTTAAGCCCGAAGCTCAGGCGAGAGATTCTGAAATACGGGGAATTCGCCCAGGCGACCTACGACGCCTTCGACTTCGATCCGCACTCCAAATACTGTGGCAGTTGCAGATACAACCGGCAAAGAATGCTGGAGAAACTGCACCTCCACAACAGTGGTTACCGGGTCAGCAAGTATCTTTACGCCATGTCTGACGTGCACATGCCCAAGTTCTTCGGGCGGTCGGATTCCATGGACCTGTGGAGCAAGGACTCCAATTGGATGGGCTACGTGGCAGTGAGCACCGATGAAGACGAGATCAAGCGTCTTGGGAGGCGTGACATAATGGTTGCATGGCGTGGCACTGTTACTCAACTGGAATGGATGGAGAATCTGCGTGATATTCTTCACCCAATCGGTGACCTCGGCTGTTCCGAGTGCACCGCTATTAAGGTGGAGCGTGGGTTTCTCAGTATTTATACTTCTAAAAATTACGCCACCCGTTATAACAAGCACAGCGCCTCAGAACAAGTGATGGACGAGATACGCCGCTTGGTGGCGCTCTACACGGAGCTCGGCGAAGAGGTGAGCATTAGTATCTGTGGGCATAGCCTCGGTGGTGCCCTAGCGCTTCTTAACGCCTTTGAAATAGCCGCTAAAGGAGTAAAtgtgcatgcaaatgatccgactCGAAAAGTTCCCGTTACCGTCTTCTCGTTCGGGGCTCCACGGGTGGGCAACGGTGCTTTCAAGGAGACATTGGAGGAGCTCGGTGTGAAGGTTCTACGTGTTGTGGGTAGGCAAGACGTGGTACCCAAAATGCCCGGCATTTTGTTCAACGAAGGAATGGAGAAATATGAGAAACTGATCGGGGATGTGTTGGAATTTTGCCCTTGGACATACAAACATGTTGGGGTTGAACTGGTATTGGACCTCAAGAAATCTCCGTTTTTGAAGAATAATCCTGATTTGGCTGGGTGCCATAATTTGGAGGTTTACTTGCATTTGCTGGATGGATTTGAAAGCTCGTCTGCAATGTTTCGAGCTAAAGCTCGACGTGATGCGGCGTTGGTTAACAAGGCCTCTGATATGCTGTGCAAAGAGTTGATAGTGCCGGCCAATTGGTATCAGATGGAAAATAAAGGACTGGTGCGCAATGGGTATGGAAGGTGGGTGCAACCTGAGCGAGATGTCGATCATGTGCCCTCTCCACATGGCTGGGGGCTCTTCTCTGGTTGACTTTGCATACTAAGGAACCAAGTTATATAAAAAGTAATATAAAGATAATATTgtaggtttttaattttttttaataaattcaattgttttataatttgttaaatattatatttattatcattttttagtTCATTGTTAAGAActagaaatatttaaatttaaaattaagttttaaaaaataatctttctagtattatatatagtttaaaatatattaatttttttttttacatattgaAGAATTCAGTCTTGAAAATTAGAgtcttgaaaataaaaaaaattaaaaaaaaattgatagaaatatAAGATATCTAATACAATATTTGATATAGTGTATGACTACATACATGATATTTTTAATTGAAACCTTGTAAATTAAGTATCATAATGATATAAAAACCTaagttatataattttttttaaaacaaagttaATATTCTTTTATAATTTGTTCTTATTATATGTATTATCAAATTTTTAGGTTTACTGTTTTGATTAGATTAAACTAAGAGAGGCCCGAACCATTACATAACCTTTAAAGCGAAGAAACCAAGGGTCTCACaaggagtgagagccccaaactaGAGAATCAATTGACAAAAAGGAACAAAACCAAGTTGACAACCAAAGCCAAACACCAAAAAGCAAGACGAAGACTATAGGAAAAGTGGTCCATCTGGTGGGGGTCTTCTCAATTTTCCAATCCGGGCTCATCACTTTCACTTTCTTAGAGAAGGAGAGCCTCTTGTTCAAAGCTTTTCCTGAAGAAACAACAGGGGGTTTCGGTGTAGCTTTCACCCTCGACACCAACAACTCCATCGCTGTAGCAGGAGATCAATCTAAATATTGTTTCTTTTTAGCATGCCTTCTGTCAATTTCATCTTGAATGGCCTGGAGAGTCACAAAGTTCTTCTTTGACAATTTGTTGTTCTGGGCCATCATCTCGTccatcttccatttttagatttattGTTGAAGACTAAAATAACTTCTAAAACAAATTAGACCtatacatatattaaaaaaaatgtgaaaattttGAATTAAGCTTTCAATTTTTTAGTAAACTAACTATTcactattaaaaatattttaaaatttctatTACAAATAAATTACATAATGGAGAATTTATTTAGTGAAGGTGTTATTTAAAAAAGAATGTTGACCAAAACAAAAGTAAATAAAGTAAGATTATATAAACATGATATGTTCAATAGAAACCTTGAAAATCAACTCATCAAGCCACTTGTAGGAATATGTTGTctagaatgttttgattaatacaAGCGAGTTAAGCTCGTATCATTACATAATCGCAAAGCGGCACCAAGAACACATGAGGGATGCATAACTGGCAAAAAGGCCCCCcaccaaaacacaacaaaaacccaaTAGGATGAACATAGAACCAATAACTAAACTAAAAACCTAGTAGACAAAAAAGAACCAGGACCACCAAAACACGAAACAACCACCTAGCACAGACACAAAGTGATGGTCTACTATGTGGGGGTACCCTTTTCCTACCAATTATGACATAAACTAAGAAATTTATCAAAAAAGGAAGCTTTTTTACTCAATCTAGGCTTAGAACCAAAGGAGGCCAACGCAAATTTAGGGGTGGATTTGACCATCAAAGTGATGGGTTAGAGCTAGTGGCCTAAGAGTCCATGTGTCTTCTCATTTTTTCCtttctcctttccatcctttcATTGATAGACTATAGGGAGGCATTATGCTGCTAGCAACATCCCTGCAAGCACTGTTGacctcctcaattttctttttaagGGCCTCTGAGTTTTCTTGATCTTTTTTAGCTTGTACTTACTGCCTGCATTCCCAATCTTGGATTCCATGCCAATAATCTTTTTTCCCACCATTTCCCATTGCCCCATAATTCCCCTAAGATCATTGATAGTTTTTCATACTCTGTCGTCATCCAACTCTTTAACCCAAGTGTTGCTTTTAGCCTCAGCTTCGACCTCTACCTCCAGCCGATTGATCTTCTTGATGGCCACATTCATTTGCATAGGGAACACTTTTATCAAATCTTCTTATCTTTGGATGCCATTGTGCAAGTCCTTCATAATTTTTTCTAGAGCCGAAGTAGTACCTTGAAATTTGGAGTGATCAGCGAAGGTAGGGTTAAGAGGGGGAGGGCTAGGGTTTCCTCCATTTTTACTAGGGGACTAGTGCGATCCCAAAGTATCTAAATCCTTTGAGGGTTGCTTGATTCAAATCTAGAATCAACAACAACCTCGTTAACTATATCATGTTGCAACTCAAACTAGACACCCACATCCTGATCCTTTTTGGTAGCAACAATGGCCTTAAATTTGGCCATACTAGCAAAACTTTTTCTAGTGGGAATTTTAACACTAGAGGAAGGAATGATCTATTCCCCATAATTAGAGGGGGTAACAATAAGATTGGGATCATAGGTAGACCTAGCCGCAATAGAAGGGACTCCACTAGAGGGAGACAAAGTTAGGTGGAAGTTTTACAATATCTGGATGAGACCTTTGTGGAGTGGGGGTTTTCCCTTTTCAATGGCTTTGCAAACAGACCGAGAGAAAGAAAACATAATCTAGAAAGGGAAATCCATTCTAAGCCCATACCAGAGATGATTCGGCATGGGAAAAATCTGCATATGGAACCTTCTTTTCCTGTCATCCAAGGTGAACTATTTCATTATGAGCAGAGCCACATCCTTCTGAATTCCGGGGGTATCCTCCTTGTTGTAACCACTTTCAAGCTTGGGAACTCCTTCATCTAGTTGGAAAAACTAATTGTAATTCTATTTTGGATTTTTGGGAAAGGAGACACCATCAAGGGCTAGCCTTGTCACGTTCACAATAGCCTCTGCCGAAGCCACAAAAGTAACATCGCCAATCTTCACGTTCCCATTGTCCCAAGCATTAATGAAATCAACATAGAGCTTAGGGTCATGACCAGTCATCCCTTCAACATAATTATCTAGGTTCCCCTTGATCGCCTTGTCCCACAACTCCCCATTATTCTTAAAATCAGAGCAACTGTTGGGTTTAGTCTAAATCAAATTATCCCCCATATTCACAAAATAGAAAACTGGGTTGAGGAAGTGACAAGCTTGGGAAATACAGTGGTAGGAAGTaccattaataattttttaattctcACCAACTTAACAAGAAAAGAGTGAAAAGGACGAGAAAGGAAAGTACAAAAAGACTAACTTTGGGATTATACATCATTAACTAACGAGTGCTTCAAGATCATGGCATGAGGCTCCATCGAAATTTCGTGCAAGTGGAGCCAAATTTTGAAATCATTAACATACATGCCTGTCCCCACCAACTTGTCCACCACATAGTTGACTTCACGTCTCACATGGTAGAAGCTAATGTTTTCTAAGTAAGAAAAGGAGATCAAGACACTTGGTGATAAGAGAGTTGGATTTCCAATCCAGTTTAGCTGCCCTTTTAAGCATCATAATGGTATTTCTTGAGTCACCTTCAATAATTAAGCACTTGAGACCCTTTTACCTAACCACGATCAGCTCATGATAAATAGCTACCACTTCAGCCATGCTTGAAGTTTGGATTCTAAGATTTCCACACATAGGCAAGGATAAGGTTGCCACATGAGTCTCTAATAACTCCACCCCCTTTTTCCCAACCCAGGTTGCCCCTAGATGACTTGTAAAAATTCAATTTCAATCAACTGGTATCAGGTGTGGGGGGTATGTTGTCTAGAATGTTCAACATGAAGGTTGCCAATATTATTTGTGCTAATGATTGTGTTGATAATGCATGAAAACTTGTATTACAATAAGCTTTGTTTGATAAAACTAACATCCATAAATTGATGATAAACAATTTTTTTCTCTATATTTCCTATTAGATggtgaaattttattttaataatcttATAGTCTCATGATATTTGTTCTACTCTTTCATCTTAGGGGGAGCTACTCACTAATCctataattttgtaaaattatctTCCAAATGGCGAATCTCCTTACATATGACTTTGAACTTGCCTTTGTATGTATTTAAGTCATACTCTATTAATATATGATATGATCCTATCATTTATTCACTCACCTTAACAAACTATGTATTTAATAGTTTCAGCAATTTGATTATACTCCtaatttttcaaataaatatatgaatataagaataaaaaataatataataattaagtatgttatttaatttatttagtatAAAAAAACTAAAAGAAGAGTTGcaaaatatattactaatttaGATTTCGATAATTCATTATAAATAAATTACTTAATTCATATATAGATAttcaaaaccataaaaaaatacaataattaattttaaaaaactacaatatttaaaaaaatacaaatctaAACCTGTGTATGATAAATTTTGAACCTATTCTAAATCATTAATTAGCCCAGCCACAAGCCTAGAATCTACAAATTCATTCAACAAAACCAATGGATCTCtctaaaatgcatgaaaatagacAATATCGTGCATCATTCAATTGACAAGCTTGAGTCCATTTTTCTCCTATCCTTCATAATCTTGTGAATTTGATTCATATGCCCTCAATAGTAAGCACTAGCACAAGATGACATAAAGAAATGGAGATTGGTTGATTGATAATACAAGTGAGATGATGAAATGACGACAAAAGCTTCTAAGCAGAATTTAGCATAATGGATATAGGCTCAAATTATGGATGTTGAAATGAGAGAAGAAGACCACTTTTTAGAAGTCTCAGATAGAATCAATGGCTGAGATTAATAGGTGAGAAAATGAAGGAAGGGTTGAGACTAAGAGGTGATAGGAGTTTTCGATGCGAAGAAGAGTAAAAGTGAGACACTTGGCACATGACTTTGAGTTTAGATTTTGGAAGAAGAGGATAGTgaattaacaaaataaataaaaatatttatttaatcaatggaGGGAG
This window harbors:
- the LOC131065498 gene encoding phospholipase A1-Igamma1, chloroplastic-like, which translates into the protein MIQSAYTLETHVPLLVRTSRVASSSSSNFPLNTSLKARIADQDAELLGTRKKRRNSIQTRAELRVNPLLQTESPTLVELQRLPKWSEVVQRNSPTASPKESLGEEWRKYQGSNNWEGLLEPLSPKLRREILKYGEFAQATYDAFDFDPHSKYCGSCRYNRQRMLEKLHLHNSGYRVSKYLYAMSDVHMPKFFGRSDSMDLWSKDSNWMGYVAVSTDEDEIKRLGRRDIMVAWRGTVTQLEWMENLRDILHPIGDLGCSECTAIKVERGFLSIYTSKNYATRYNKHSASEQVMDEIRRLVALYTELGEEVSISICGHSLGGALALLNAFEIAAKGVNVHANDPTRKVPVTVFSFGAPRVGNGAFKETLEELGVKVLRVVGRQDVVPKMPGILFNEGMEKYEKLIGDVLEFCPWTYKHVGVELVLDLKKSPFLKNNPDLAGCHNLEVYLHLLDGFESSSAMFRAKARRDAALVNKASDMLCKELIVPANWYQMENKGLVRNGYGRWVQPERDVDHVPSPHGWGLFSG